The Breoghania sp. genome has a segment encoding these proteins:
- a CDS encoding glyoxylate/hydroxypyruvate reductase A, translated as MALLIAVNGWDSESWATRFSALLPDHDIRRHPETTGELSDIRYLLGWKTDPELVAALPNLEVIFSLGAGVDHLLKNPDLPDVPMVRIVDPDLTMRMSEWVILQVLLHHRKDRLYRAQQADHLWKGADVPSANAVRVGILGQGVLGADAARKLALLGYQVAGWSRTPKSVEGVVSFSGEDGLNTMLRRTDILVNLLPLTPATTGLIDYDLLSKLSSDGQRHPDCDAPILINAGRGGSQVEDDILRALDDGTLAACSLDVFENEPLTATSPFWDHPRVSLTPHIAADSDPQALSVYVAERIRAYEAGEGLINVVDRTAGY; from the coding sequence ATGGCGCTCTTGATTGCCGTGAACGGCTGGGACAGTGAAAGCTGGGCCACGCGTTTCTCCGCCCTCCTGCCCGATCACGACATCCGTCGCCATCCCGAGACAACGGGCGAGCTGTCCGACATCCGCTATCTTCTCGGCTGGAAGACGGACCCGGAGCTCGTTGCCGCGCTGCCCAATCTGGAAGTGATCTTCTCGCTCGGCGCGGGCGTCGATCATCTTCTGAAGAACCCCGACCTTCCCGATGTGCCGATGGTGCGGATCGTCGATCCGGACCTGACCATGCGCATGAGCGAATGGGTCATCCTTCAGGTGCTGTTGCACCACAGAAAGGACAGGCTCTATCGCGCACAGCAGGCCGACCACCTCTGGAAGGGCGCGGATGTGCCTTCGGCCAATGCCGTGCGCGTTGGCATTCTCGGACAGGGTGTTCTGGGCGCGGATGCCGCACGCAAGCTCGCGCTGCTGGGCTATCAGGTTGCGGGCTGGAGCCGCACCCCGAAATCCGTTGAGGGCGTGGTGTCCTTCAGCGGCGAGGACGGGCTGAACACCATGCTCAGGCGCACCGATATTCTGGTGAACCTGCTGCCCCTCACCCCTGCCACAACCGGTCTCATCGACTATGATCTTCTCTCAAAGCTCTCCAGCGACGGCCAGCGTCACCCCGATTGCGATGCGCCGATCCTGATCAATGCAGGACGCGGCGGTTCTCAGGTGGAGGACGATATCCTTCGCGCGCTCGATGACGGTACACTCGCCGCCTGTTCGCTTGATGTGTTCGAGAACGAACCGCTCACCGCCACGTCGCCGTTCTGGGATCATCCCAGAGTGAGCCTCACCCCGCATATTGCAGCTGATTCCGATCCGCAGGCGCTTTCCGTCTATGTGGCGGAACGCATCCGCGCCTATGAGGCGGGTGAAGGGCTGATCAATGTGGTGGATCGCACAGCCGGCTACTAG
- a CDS encoding MarR family winged helix-turn-helix transcriptional regulator — MSDDLNCTCYRLRKADRLLSRIYDSALAGTGVSIVQFAVLAELERAGARGITALAETLGTDRTTMTRTLDRMAGLGWVTVEETEDARLHRHQVTDAGHAVFVEAWRGWRRAETAIAKSMGGERLALLWELLGEAEQAARNASIQPASSATGPAT; from the coding sequence ATGAGCGACGATCTCAACTGCACCTGCTATCGGCTGCGCAAGGCCGATCGGCTGCTGTCGCGCATCTATGATTCAGCCCTTGCAGGAACCGGCGTCTCCATCGTGCAATTCGCCGTTCTGGCCGAGCTTGAGCGCGCAGGCGCACGCGGCATCACGGCGCTTGCCGAAACGCTCGGCACCGACCGCACCACCATGACCCGTACGCTCGACCGGATGGCGGGGCTCGGCTGGGTGACGGTGGAGGAGACCGAAGATGCCCGCCTGCACCGCCATCAGGTGACGGACGCCGGACATGCGGTCTTTGTGGAGGCCTGGCGCGGATGGCGGCGCGCGGAAACCGCGATTGCCAAATCCATGGGCGGCGAGCGCCTCGCCCTGCTCTGGGAGCTTCTGGGGGAGGCGGAACAGGCGGCGCGTAACGCGAGCATCCAGCCCGCAAGTTCCGCGACTGGACCCGCGACTTGA
- a CDS encoding PaaI family thioesterase — MNEDQLTSDNSVRYGLATREEIAHMSGLEVMQALIARKLPAPPMAKTLDFWLREVGEGTAIFTGRPSIAFYNPLGTVHGGWAATLLDSALGCAVQTTLAAGEGYTTLEFKVNCTRPILENSGEMICEGASFTEDGARRRRKPR, encoded by the coding sequence GTGAACGAAGATCAGCTGACAAGCGACAACAGCGTTCGCTACGGGCTCGCCACGCGGGAGGAGATCGCACATATGAGCGGGCTTGAGGTCATGCAGGCGCTGATTGCCCGCAAGTTGCCCGCCCCGCCCATGGCGAAGACACTGGATTTCTGGTTGCGGGAGGTCGGCGAGGGAACCGCCATCTTCACGGGAAGACCGTCCATTGCCTTCTACAACCCCCTCGGCACGGTTCATGGCGGCTGGGCAGCCACCTTGCTCGATTCCGCACTTGGCTGTGCGGTCCAGACGACACTCGCGGCGGGCGAAGGCTACACGACGCTGGAATTCAAGGTGAATTGCACCCGACCCATCCTGGAAAACTCCGGTGAGATGATTTGCGAGGGCGCATCGTTCACCGAGGACGGCGCACGGCGACGGCGGAAGCCACGTTGA
- a CDS encoding DUF2339 domain-containing protein — MFDDTAFALLILIPLTVAVFSVFGFVGWLRTRALRERSGLLERELKHVRERLAMLEGKQGDGRMTQPAATAPTKPAEPAEPAEPTEPAEPTEPTEPTSADKPDTSPPAGQSQGAAAKPFMEKSRIPNVAATAAPVDRIFGETDAPREPKTSVASNRGSLEDSLGGNWTVWIGGLALVLGGVFLVRYSIEAGLLPPIVRVLMGGAFALLLIGLGEITRRRMPEEPSSKTRAYIPGILTLAGVTSAFASAFAAHALYGLIGPAAAFVLMGAVALLTLAASLLHGPIIASVGLVASYGMPFLVSSETPAMAPLVPYVLFVTLAAYAVSNMRLWRWLAIAAAAATVLWAHILSAMALPADVLLLALYNLGALGLAAWFLVLTLYPRGSDRDDQKPDWVVSAILAAHALPVLYLLQIDLFSTVSVATLFITLAALLVLACEWPAVGAVAIAAAALGGLAHLTFKVPLGPDSFAPDMAADPVIASALLNPETQSYLHFGLAIAGLLAIAGLVGSWRSAARWALAAAGTAGPLAVFGVAYLRTDTAGLEVMFGITALAMGAGFAAATARFETWLPRRAATRELAVAAYAIATIAALVSGMAILFEEGWLVIALALITTGIAWVETRKELPVLRWLAVAVAALCGYVVLREPSIAGEALGTTPVFNWLLYGYGVPTLAFAATAWLLGRRGKDWPQTFFEALATGFALATPAMLIHHAMNGGDMQASVDTLAEGSLLTLLALTGAIALQMLNERSESKVFEFGSQLVGVIGFAMIAQVSLFTLNPWLTGEDIGTGLFFNVLLPGYLLPALLLGYLYRQSLRVERHPFYILAAGILAGILVFAWATLEVRAVFHRPRLDLGAIGDSELYTYSLVWLALGIVLLVAGVYTHSRALRAASGAVVALTVGKAFLIDMSSLTGIWRALSFIGLGVVLIGIGALYQRLLRQTQTPSPQDETPEGHD, encoded by the coding sequence ATGTTTGACGATACGGCCTTCGCCTTGCTCATCCTGATCCCCCTCACCGTCGCCGTCTTTTCCGTCTTCGGCTTTGTCGGCTGGTTGAGAACGAGAGCCCTGCGCGAAAGATCCGGACTTCTTGAACGGGAGCTGAAGCACGTCCGCGAACGCCTTGCCATGCTCGAAGGCAAACAGGGCGATGGGCGGATGACTCAGCCCGCCGCCACGGCCCCGACCAAGCCCGCCGAACCCGCAGAGCCCGCCGAGCCCACTGAACCCGCCGAGCCCACTGAGCCCACTGAGCCCACGAGCGCGGACAAGCCGGACACCTCCCCCCCTGCCGGGCAAAGCCAGGGGGCGGCGGCAAAGCCGTTTATGGAAAAGTCCCGCATCCCCAATGTCGCGGCAACCGCTGCGCCCGTCGACAGGATCTTCGGCGAGACCGACGCGCCGCGCGAACCCAAGACCTCCGTGGCTTCAAACCGCGGCTCCCTTGAGGACAGTCTCGGTGGAAACTGGACAGTGTGGATCGGCGGTCTGGCCCTGGTGCTGGGCGGCGTCTTTCTCGTGCGCTATTCCATCGAGGCCGGCCTGTTGCCACCGATCGTCCGGGTTCTCATGGGCGGAGCCTTCGCACTCCTTCTCATCGGGCTTGGCGAGATCACGCGACGGCGCATGCCGGAGGAGCCTTCCAGCAAGACCCGCGCCTACATTCCCGGTATCCTAACGCTTGCCGGTGTAACCTCCGCCTTCGCCAGCGCCTTTGCCGCGCACGCGCTGTACGGGCTCATCGGCCCGGCAGCCGCCTTCGTGCTGATGGGGGCGGTGGCGCTTTTGACGCTCGCCGCTTCGTTGCTGCACGGGCCGATCATCGCCAGCGTCGGGCTTGTCGCCTCCTACGGCATGCCGTTTCTGGTTTCCTCCGAGACGCCCGCAATGGCGCCGCTGGTGCCATACGTTCTCTTCGTGACACTCGCAGCCTACGCGGTTTCCAACATGCGGCTCTGGCGTTGGCTGGCGATTGCGGCGGCGGCCGCCACTGTGCTGTGGGCCCATATCCTGAGCGCGATGGCTCTGCCTGCCGATGTGCTGCTGCTGGCGCTTTACAATCTCGGCGCACTGGGCCTTGCGGCATGGTTCCTCGTGCTGACGCTCTATCCGCGCGGTTCGGACCGCGACGACCAGAAGCCGGACTGGGTCGTCAGCGCCATTCTCGCAGCCCACGCCCTGCCAGTCCTCTACCTGCTGCAGATCGATCTTTTCTCCACCGTCTCGGTGGCGACACTTTTCATCACGCTTGCGGCGCTGCTGGTGCTGGCCTGCGAATGGCCCGCTGTGGGCGCGGTGGCCATCGCTGCCGCAGCGCTGGGTGGCCTTGCCCACCTCACTTTCAAGGTGCCCCTGGGACCAGACTCCTTTGCGCCGGACATGGCTGCAGACCCGGTCATCGCCTCCGCCCTCCTGAACCCGGAAACACAAAGCTACCTGCATTTCGGCCTCGCCATTGCAGGCCTGCTCGCCATTGCAGGACTTGTCGGGAGTTGGCGTTCCGCCGCGCGCTGGGCGTTGGCCGCGGCAGGCACTGCCGGGCCGCTTGCGGTTTTCGGCGTCGCCTATCTGCGCACGGATACGGCGGGCCTGGAGGTCATGTTCGGCATCACCGCCCTTGCCATGGGCGCAGGCTTTGCGGCGGCAACCGCCCGGTTCGAGACATGGCTGCCGCGCCGCGCCGCAACCCGAGAGCTTGCCGTGGCAGCCTATGCCATTGCAACGATCGCGGCGCTTGTCTCCGGCATGGCCATTCTTTTCGAGGAAGGCTGGCTGGTCATTGCCCTGGCGTTAATCACCACCGGCATTGCCTGGGTGGAAACCCGAAAGGAACTTCCCGTCCTGCGTTGGCTGGCCGTCGCCGTCGCTGCGCTTTGCGGTTACGTGGTCCTGCGCGAGCCGTCCATCGCGGGCGAGGCGCTGGGAACGACGCCGGTCTTCAACTGGCTGCTCTATGGCTACGGTGTGCCGACCCTCGCCTTCGCGGCAACGGCCTGGCTGCTCGGCCGGCGCGGCAAGGACTGGCCGCAGACATTCTTTGAGGCATTGGCGACCGGTTTTGCGCTGGCAACGCCCGCCATGCTCATCCATCACGCCATGAACGGCGGCGACATGCAGGCGAGCGTGGACACGCTGGCGGAAGGAAGTCTCCTGACACTTCTGGCGCTCACCGGCGCCATCGCCCTCCAGATGCTGAACGAAAGAAGCGAAAGCAAGGTTTTCGAATTCGGATCGCAGCTTGTCGGCGTCATCGGCTTTGCGATGATCGCGCAGGTCAGCCTCTTCACCCTGAACCCCTGGCTGACGGGCGAGGACATCGGCACAGGTCTGTTCTTCAACGTGCTGTTGCCCGGCTATCTCCTGCCCGCGCTGCTGTTGGGCTATCTTTATCGCCAGTCCTTACGCGTGGAGAGACATCCGTTCTACATTCTGGCAGCCGGTATCCTCGCGGGCATCCTCGTCTTTGCGTGGGCCACGCTAGAGGTGCGCGCGGTCTTCCATCGCCCGCGGCTCGATCTCGGCGCGATCGGCGACAGCGAGCTTTACACCTATTCGCTGGTCTGGCTGGCGCTCGGCATCGTGCTTCTCGTGGCCGGCGTCTACACCCATTCGCGGGCCTTGCGGGCAGCGTCCGGCGCGGTCGTGGCACTGACCGTCGGCAAGGCCTTTCTCATCGACATGTCGAGCCTCACCGGCATCTGGCGCGCGCTTTCCTTCATCGGGCTCGGCGTCGTCCTTATCGGTATCGGTGCGCTCTATCAGAGGTTGTTGCGCCAGACACAGACACCGTCACCTCAAGACGAGACACCCGAAGGCCATGACTGA
- a CDS encoding histone deacetylase family protein: MKSVFSERQLLHTPSVELSDGAMVPAVELPSRAEYVRDRIREVRLGDIIDPVAFGRTPLERVHDADYLDFMEGFRALYEAEGRSGEAFPFVWPTRGLRADVTPRHVDGLLGRYSFDAGTPIGPNSWEAAKVSADTALTAAKMVAEGLPNAFALCRPPGHHAMTDRFGGYCFLNNAAIAAQFLRDNGAEKVSILDVDYHHGNGTQEIFYERSDVQFLSLHADPAVEYPYFLGYQDETGAGAGEGYTRNWPMPHGTDWSVWGASLDQACKDVADFGADVLVVSLGLDPYEKDPISKFKLVSDDFTRAGERIAKLKMPTLFVMEGGYAIDALGVNCVNVLSGFEGG, encoded by the coding sequence ATGAAATCCGTGTTCTCAGAACGTCAGCTCCTCCACACCCCCTCCGTGGAGTTGTCCGACGGAGCAATGGTTCCGGCGGTCGAATTGCCCTCACGCGCGGAATATGTGCGCGACCGCATTCGCGAAGTGCGCCTTGGCGACATCATCGACCCGGTGGCCTTCGGTCGTACGCCCCTGGAGCGCGTCCATGACGCCGACTATCTCGACTTCATGGAAGGCTTCCGCGCACTTTACGAGGCCGAAGGCCGCAGCGGCGAAGCCTTTCCCTTCGTGTGGCCGACACGGGGCCTGCGCGCCGACGTGACGCCGCGCCATGTGGACGGCCTGCTCGGGCGCTATTCCTTCGATGCCGGGACGCCCATTGGGCCGAACAGCTGGGAAGCCGCCAAGGTGAGCGCCGACACGGCGCTGACGGCGGCCAAGATGGTGGCCGAGGGCCTGCCCAATGCCTTTGCGCTGTGCCGCCCGCCGGGCCATCACGCCATGACGGATCGGTTCGGCGGCTACTGCTTCTTGAACAATGCCGCCATTGCCGCCCAGTTTCTGCGCGACAACGGGGCCGAGAAGGTCTCCATCCTCGATGTCGATTACCATCACGGCAACGGCACGCAGGAGATCTTCTACGAGCGCTCCGACGTCCAGTTCCTGTCTCTGCATGCCGACCCGGCGGTCGAATATCCCTATTTCCTGGGCTACCAGGACGAAACAGGCGCGGGGGCGGGCGAAGGCTACACGCGCAACTGGCCCATGCCGCATGGCACGGACTGGTCGGTCTGGGGCGCCTCCCTCGACCAGGCCTGCAAGGATGTTGCGGATTTCGGTGCCGATGTGCTCGTCGTCTCGCTGGGGCTCGATCCTTACGAGAAGGACCCGATCTCCAAGTTCAAGCTTGTGAGCGACGATTTTACCCGTGCGGGCGAACGGATCGCCAAGCTCAAGATGCCGACGCTTTTCGTGATGGAAGGCGGATATGCCATCGATGCGCTGGGCGTGAACTGCGTCAATGTGTTGAGCGGGTTCGAAGGCGGCTGA
- a CDS encoding LysE family translocator produces MSWLLFIPACFALNMAPGPNNITAFATGARLGFWPGFLAALGRLPAFAFLITLTAIGLGAALTASAVAFTVIKYVGAAYLVYVGFHMLRARVDTTDMPAAQDIRSLMRRDFLIAITNPKAIAIFTAVFPQFLDLSQPAAPQFVWIGGTFLCLETVAIAIYVAAGTLLSGVINQTAIGGALNKAVGGFLVFSGAALVLGH; encoded by the coding sequence ATGTCGTGGCTCCTGTTCATTCCCGCCTGCTTCGCGCTCAACATGGCGCCCGGCCCCAACAACATCACCGCCTTCGCGACCGGTGCCCGGCTCGGCTTCTGGCCTGGCTTTCTGGCAGCGCTCGGCCGGCTGCCCGCCTTTGCCTTCCTGATCACGCTGACTGCGATCGGGCTTGGCGCGGCCCTGACCGCCTCAGCCGTCGCCTTCACCGTGATCAAATATGTGGGCGCGGCCTATCTGGTCTATGTGGGTTTTCACATGTTGCGGGCCCGGGTCGACACCACGGACATGCCCGCGGCGCAGGACATCCGTTCGCTGATGCGCCGCGACTTCCTCATTGCCATCACCAACCCCAAGGCGATCGCGATCTTCACCGCGGTCTTCCCGCAGTTTCTCGACCTCTCCCAGCCCGCCGCCCCCCAGTTTGTCTGGATCGGGGGCACATTCCTGTGTCTGGAGACGGTGGCAATCGCGATCTATGTCGCCGCGGGCACGCTCCTGAGCGGGGTCATCAACCAGACCGCCATTGGCGGCGCGCTCAACAAGGCGGTGGGCGGGTTCCTGGTGTTTTCCGGAGCGGCGCTCGTTCTGGGGCACTGA
- the phnD gene encoding phosphate/phosphite/phosphonate ABC transporter substrate-binding protein: MSLRKHLAALVLSCAVAGFGAPALSQDPAPGSEPADLPTLQSETRPEIETLSRPSLPEWRQEINVLRIGILAPSGTGRELLMADPFRLHMQETLGLPVELIPARDTRALIDAIVNGRIDYARMSASAFSTGWALCRCLEPLATPQAADGTRAYHAIALAPARSNLSRLVDLEGKAVVFSEPTSLTGYLLPVATLRAQGIDTTRFFARQNHAASPRAAISAMLRGDYDVAFAWSSLAGDKAEGYSRGPLHRMVRDGALSMGDVRIVWQSDAIPHPPQVVRANLPEDLKSLLRAALFDLLQADPEAYDAAEPAFSSGFVAISRDDYAPLLHAFSPN; the protein is encoded by the coding sequence ATGAGCCTGCGCAAGCATTTGGCCGCATTGGTGCTCAGCTGCGCGGTTGCGGGCTTCGGCGCGCCTGCGCTGTCGCAAGATCCTGCCCCCGGCTCCGAACCGGCGGATTTGCCGACGCTTCAGAGCGAGACGCGCCCCGAAATCGAGACGCTTTCGCGCCCTTCCCTTCCCGAGTGGCGGCAGGAAATCAATGTCCTTCGCATCGGGATACTGGCGCCAAGCGGCACCGGGCGCGAGCTGCTCATGGCCGATCCGTTCCGCCTCCACATGCAGGAGACGCTCGGCCTGCCGGTGGAGCTGATCCCGGCGCGCGACACCCGCGCCCTGATCGACGCCATCGTCAATGGCCGGATCGACTATGCCCGCATGAGTGCATCCGCCTTCTCCACGGGCTGGGCCCTGTGCCGCTGCCTTGAACCGCTGGCGACACCGCAGGCGGCGGACGGAACACGCGCCTATCATGCAATCGCGCTCGCGCCCGCCAGATCAAACCTTAGCCGGCTCGTGGATCTGGAGGGAAAGGCCGTCGTCTTTTCCGAACCGACTTCCCTGACAGGCTATTTGCTGCCGGTCGCAACCCTGCGCGCGCAAGGCATCGACACGACCCGCTTCTTCGCACGACAAAACCATGCCGCCAGCCCGCGGGCGGCCATTTCCGCCATGTTGCGCGGGGACTATGACGTTGCCTTCGCATGGTCGAGCCTGGCCGGCGACAAGGCTGAAGGCTACAGCCGCGGGCCGTTGCACCGGATGGTGCGCGACGGCGCGCTTTCCATGGGCGATGTCCGCATCGTCTGGCAATCGGATGCGATCCCGCACCCGCCGCAGGTGGTCAGGGCAAATCTGCCGGAAGACCTGAAATCGCTCCTGCGCGCCGCCCTGTTCGACCTGTTGCAGGCCGACCCGGAGGCATATGATGCCGCTGAGCCAGCCTTTTCCAGCGGCTTCGTGGCCATCAGCCGCGACGACTACGCCCCGCTGCTGCACGCCTTTTCGCCCAATTGA
- a CDS encoding bifunctional enoyl-CoA hydratase/phosphate acetyltransferase: protein MVANKTYDEINVGDSASITRVCTANDLYIFANASGNLNPLNLPDFDHNGDGRKNKALAPAMWVGALVSAVLGNVLPGPGTIYRSQSFRFLERVHVGETLTVTVTILAKEPDNLLRVGARVEDAGGRLVADGEGMVEAPARKIILDDHEVPQILVERHQHFNQLIARAQTLEPLATAVVWPDEASSLNGAILAAQAGLMQPILIGQRGAMEAVAEKIGQSLDGCQIVEADSEVEAAKTAVSLVHAGRAAAIMKGHLHTDTLLKPIIARDHGLRDTRRITHAFIMDVPGRPAPLIISDAAINIAPNLSTKVDITQNAIDMARSMGVETPKVGVLSAVETVNPSIPSTLDAAILSKMAERGQIRGGIVDGPLAMDNAVDVNAARTKGITSLVAGHADVLIMPNMEAGNMLAKELTFIAHAQAAGVVLGARVPVILTSRADDDRSRLASCALALLFAHWQKTGVAAVSPAEEEPEALTGAPRRFDTPETV from the coding sequence ATGGTCGCAAACAAGACCTATGACGAGATCAACGTCGGTGACAGCGCGAGCATTACCCGCGTTTGCACGGCAAACGACCTTTACATCTTCGCCAATGCCTCCGGCAATCTGAACCCGCTCAACCTGCCGGATTTCGATCACAACGGGGACGGGCGCAAGAACAAGGCGCTTGCGCCTGCCATGTGGGTGGGGGCGCTCGTATCCGCGGTGCTCGGCAATGTGCTGCCCGGCCCCGGCACCATCTATCGGTCCCAGAGCTTCCGCTTTCTGGAGCGCGTTCATGTCGGCGAGACGCTGACCGTGACCGTCACCATCCTTGCCAAGGAGCCAGACAATCTCCTGCGCGTGGGCGCGCGTGTCGAGGATGCTGGCGGCAGGTTGGTCGCCGATGGTGAAGGGATGGTGGAAGCGCCCGCGCGCAAGATCATTCTCGATGATCACGAAGTGCCGCAGATCCTGGTGGAGCGACACCAGCATTTCAACCAGCTGATCGCACGTGCGCAGACGCTGGAACCGCTGGCGACCGCCGTTGTCTGGCCGGACGAGGCCTCTTCGCTGAACGGGGCGATCCTTGCCGCGCAAGCGGGCCTCATGCAGCCGATCCTGATCGGTCAACGCGGGGCCATGGAAGCTGTTGCGGAAAAGATCGGCCAGTCGCTGGACGGCTGTCAGATCGTGGAGGCGGATAGTGAGGTCGAGGCGGCCAAGACGGCCGTGTCGCTGGTTCATGCAGGGCGTGCCGCTGCGATCATGAAGGGCCATCTCCACACCGACACGTTGCTGAAGCCGATTATTGCTCGCGATCACGGCCTGCGCGACACGCGCCGCATCACCCATGCGTTCATCATGGATGTGCCTGGCCGCCCCGCTCCGCTGATCATTTCCGATGCCGCGATCAACATCGCTCCGAACCTGAGCACCAAGGTCGACATTACCCAGAATGCGATCGACATGGCGCGGTCCATGGGTGTGGAGACGCCGAAAGTCGGTGTCCTGTCGGCTGTGGAGACGGTGAACCCGTCCATTCCCTCAACGCTTGATGCCGCGATCCTGTCGAAAATGGCGGAACGTGGTCAGATACGAGGCGGCATCGTTGACGGGCCGCTCGCCATGGACAATGCGGTCGATGTGAATGCGGCCCGTACCAAGGGCATCACGTCTCTTGTGGCCGGGCATGCCGATGTGCTGATCATGCCGAACATGGAGGCTGGCAACATGCTGGCCAAGGAACTGACCTTCATTGCACATGCGCAAGCGGCGGGCGTCGTTCTGGGGGCAAGAGTGCCGGTGATCCTCACCAGCCGGGCCGATGACGACCGCTCCCGCCTTGCATCCTGCGCGCTGGCCTTGCTCTTTGCACATTGGCAGAAGACGGGCGTTGCGGCGGTCAGTCCGGCGGAAGAGGAGCCCGAAGCTCTCACCGGAGCGCCCCGGCGCTTCGACACCCCGGAAACGGTTTGA
- a CDS encoding TadE/TadG family type IV pilus assembly protein has protein sequence MTEKGSGLWFRAILPSRFIECQRGVAAVEFALILPVLILLLLGASELTRALTYNRKVTQAGYTVGDLVAQSDSVSASDVTDIYAAAGAIMQPYPSDGLNVVIASVVFDEDANATVAWSCTNGSGAWPTGGSPPITIPDGLKLANTSLIITVSSYSYRPTFDAIIPNGIEMGETFFLRPRLVETISDPGC, from the coding sequence ATGACGGAGAAGGGGTCCGGTTTGTGGTTTCGTGCCATCCTGCCATCACGTTTCATCGAATGTCAGCGCGGGGTGGCGGCCGTCGAATTCGCCCTCATCCTGCCGGTTCTGATCTTGCTTCTTCTGGGCGCATCGGAATTGACGCGCGCTCTCACCTACAACCGCAAGGTCACGCAGGCCGGATATACCGTTGGCGATCTGGTCGCCCAGAGCGATTCTGTTTCCGCCTCTGATGTCACCGATATCTATGCCGCCGCCGGTGCGATCATGCAGCCTTATCCTTCCGACGGGCTCAATGTCGTCATCGCCAGCGTGGTTTTCGATGAGGACGCGAACGCGACCGTCGCGTGGAGCTGCACGAACGGGTCCGGAGCCTGGCCGACCGGCGGTTCTCCTCCAATCACGATCCCCGACGGTTTGAAACTCGCCAATACGTCCCTGATCATCACCGTGTCGTCCTATTCCTACCGGCCGACATTCGATGCGATCATTCCCAATGGCATCGAAATGGGTGAGACTTTCTTCCTGCGCCCGCGCCTTGTGGAAACGATCAGCGATCCCGGCTGCTGA
- a CDS encoding TadE/TadG family type IV pilus assembly protein yields the protein MSPSGLLARRAFTVFRRACRDESGVTAIEFAMVAVPFFALIVGIIEIGLMFFAGRILDNATADAARLIRTGQAYTQNFDAAAFRASVMSELPSFFTNDRLAIDVRTFETFAGINSRPPVEDGKLNNDNFTYVNPGPSQIVVVRVFYRWPYTGSYMGVNFADLDDGSRLLGAVQAFRTEPFPERAGGS from the coding sequence ATGAGCCCGAGTGGGCTGTTGGCGCGCAGAGCGTTCACGGTTTTCCGTCGCGCTTGCCGCGATGAATCCGGTGTCACCGCCATCGAATTCGCGATGGTTGCCGTTCCTTTCTTCGCGCTGATCGTGGGCATCATCGAAATCGGCCTGATGTTCTTTGCCGGTCGCATTCTCGACAATGCAACCGCCGACGCCGCACGCCTCATTCGCACCGGCCAGGCGTACACGCAAAACTTCGATGCGGCGGCGTTCAGGGCGTCCGTGATGAGCGAATTGCCCAGCTTCTTCACCAATGATCGCTTGGCGATCGATGTGCGGACCTTCGAGACCTTTGCCGGGATCAACTCGCGGCCACCGGTTGAGGACGGCAAGCTCAACAACGACAACTTCACCTATGTCAATCCGGGGCCGTCGCAAATCGTCGTCGTGCGGGTTTTCTATCGCTGGCCCTACACAGGGTCCTACATGGGGGTCAATTTCGCAGATCTTGATGATGGAAGTCGTCTTCTCGGGGCTGTGCAGGCCTTTCGGACCGAACCGTTCCCCGAGCGCGCGGGTGGGAGTTAA
- a CDS encoding pilus assembly protein N-terminal domain-containing protein, protein MRSSILRALPVVTGIAASALCAALSCAPTYAEGVVKVVTDRAKVFRIDEPADTIIIGNPAIADATMHDRTTLVITGKAYGTTNLVILNKAGNPIIDEVIAVEPPGGSVVTLMRAKETYSYDCTPACKPHLNIGDDKEFFDNTYKQVSQRRALSEGGGEGQSGQ, encoded by the coding sequence ATGCGTTCCTCAATTCTGCGGGCCCTGCCGGTCGTTACCGGTATTGCTGCCTCCGCCCTTTGCGCGGCCCTGTCCTGCGCGCCGACTTATGCTGAAGGCGTGGTCAAGGTGGTCACCGATCGGGCGAAGGTCTTTCGGATAGACGAGCCGGCGGACACGATCATCATCGGCAACCCCGCCATCGCGGATGCCACGATGCATGACCGCACCACCCTGGTGATCACCGGAAAAGCCTATGGCACGACCAATCTGGTCATTCTCAACAAGGCAGGCAATCCGATCATCGATGAAGTCATCGCGGTTGAGCCGCCGGGTGGATCGGTGGTCACGCTCATGCGCGCGAAAGAGACCTACAGTTACGACTGTACGCCTGCTTGCAAGCCGCACCTGAATATCGGTGATGATAAGGAATTCTTTGACAATACCTACAAGCAGGTCTCGCAGCGCCGGGCCCTGTCTGAGGGGGGCGGCGAAGGTCAGTCCGGTCAATAG